Below is a window of Brassica napus cultivar Da-Ae chromosome A5, Da-Ae, whole genome shotgun sequence DNA.
CTGTTGTAAACATTGACTGCTTTACACTACAGCCCTCAGATGCAATTGAATAGTACTGAATCTCAAGCATTGCTAAACTTTTCAACCTTTTCTAGCTGAGAATTTTGAGATGCTAAGGTGTTTGTTTTGAAGGCGCATGGGCTCTACCCGTATCCAGATCCTTACTACAGAAGCGTCTTTGCACATCAAGCGTATCTTCCACATCCATTTCCTGGGGTATGTATTAGTACCCCTCAGCATCGATGTCTTGCCTTCTGAAGCTTTTGTTTTACACTTttgtaagtttttattttttgcagGTTCAAATGCAGTTAATGGGAATGCATCAACAAGTGGTTCCATTACAGTGTGATGCAGTCGAGGAGCCTGTGTTTGTTAACGCAAAGCAATACCACGGTATACTCAGGCGTAGGCAATCCAGGGCAAAACTTGAGGCTCGGAACAGAGCCATCAAGTCAAAAAAGGTGAAGTAAAACCTTTGATTTGTTTGGTTGGTTGGTTACTTCCCTGATATGTGTTCTTATCTACTTGTGTTTCAGCCATATATGCATGAGTCTCGGCATTTGCATGCGATAAACCGTCCAAGGGGATGTGGAGGTCGGTTTCTCAATGCTAAGAAGAAGAATGGAGACCgtaaggaagaggaggaggaggcaacCTCTGATGAGAACACTTCAGAAGCAAGTTCTAGCATCAGGTCTGAGAAAGCAGCCATGGGTCCTAATGTCAGTAGATCTTGAGTAAAGGCTCCTGCACAACAACAagtttagttttgtattttggGTGGATGTTTGTATCAGtggaatattgtttttattgttttggaCACTCTCTGTAGACTGTGTATAGGTTTATTATTGCTTGGAGCAGATAGGGTGGTGGttttgttttagtgtttagaaaTAAAACTGAGCAAGGAAATGAATAGTGTGATTGAATGTATTGTCTGTGCCAAAACAAATATTCTTTGGCAATGAATTGATGTTTTGGAAAACTTAACCAATGTTATTAGCTTTGTTTACTATGATTTTTTACTTTGATTGAGGATTAAATTTAGAGTTTGAATGGTCACTATGCACTAATCCGTTGCAGgcacaaaaagaaaaggaaacatgAGCGTTGCAGGTTTAGTTTTTGGTATATGCAATAGTTTATGGTTCCTAAGGATTCGAATCGTGTAGTGGGAGAAGTGCAGTCCATATGCACATTCCTCCCGTATTAAACTCACtattaaggttttttttttctgtttttaaaatgtatttggTGAGAGATTTACATGTAATTcaatatttttccattttttcatgttgttcttctgttttttttttcttggtcaaTAAATGATTatgttataaataattaatttaaaaatatatttatctgattttacaactataatatttatattaaattttacttacaacttaacaatacaaaattattattgtctttttagttccctttttattttcatcatataatttttacatttacttaaactattatatttatttaatgtgtgttttaattataatatgtattatgtaaatatttataatattgtattttaaatatgtatactAATAGAAGAGATATATATTTCGTTAATTGCTATtgtttttcttcatattttgattttaaaatcataataataTGGTTTAGTGcaatatttattatcatttatatatatatatatatatatatatatatatatatatattatgtgcgtgtttagttttttaattgtaatttataatttaaatgtataacatgttttatttaagttatttttactatttaaaactGAAATAATTTGTTTGATTTGTTTGATCTGTACcgtttaaactatttttattattcaagattcaaaaactaaaaaactaaactttcaaaattagttaAGAAAATCTAAAGTTAAACACAATACAAATATggtattttaaaatcaaaaatcaaaaaccaaagattaaatgatttttaaaataaaatttactagtTTTGAGAACAATTATTTGATTTAGTTGATGGAAATAATAAAACTAGTTCAAGTAAGACTTTAATATTCATTCTTAGAGCAAGGCTAACAGCGTTTTTTATTGAGTatttaagtaataaaaataattaatcgtcagaaaaattagaaaagagaagaagataaattttttttaaagagatgTGTTTAGAACATTTTACTACTCTTTGTCTCTTTGATGTGTACCAGTCATTTTCTCATTCATTGATGTACTCGGTAAAAAacaaagtttaataaaaaaaagttcattaaatactaatattaatttcagagaatttttttaataaaaatccaCGGCTATGAGGTTGCCCTTAATTTGAATCTTTTGTTCTACCATATCCGTTAGTTAGAATTTTTACCTTAATTTGTCACTTCACTGTGCACTAAGCATAATCATTTCATTTCCAGACAGTTTATATTTTCAACTCATGTTTTGTTGTCTTGCTCCTTTTCTAtgtagtatttatttataaattctgaTTTAATCAGGTTTCTTAAAAGCATTGCTTTGTTTTTCAGACAGCTTCTGACTGAAGGTTGGGTTGTTGGCTTATTGCGCTTTTAGTTACTACTCTCTTTGAAGTTAGACAGTTGCAATTTTAAAAGACttttaaacaaaactaaagtaATCTAGTGTAATGTATACACATGTGTTTCCTTCTCGAGTCTCTATGTTAAGGAAATTATTGACAATTACGAAATGTTCTCTTAAAGTTATAAATAGATATATCAATTTGCTGACTAATCATGTCAAACTTATGATATGATTGATgttctttagaaaaaaatccaaaatatgacataaatatGTAATACTTCACTGAGAGATTTGGCGTTGACATAAACAATTCATATAAACTAGTGAACCGTAAAATTGAAAACCTTAAGATACATGACATAAAAATATGTACtatataattctttttaaaagaaaagtattagacaaatgaaaataaaatgtttttttcttatcagagaaaagaaagcaaattatgttaattaacagaaaataaataacaagAATATACAAGATATTTTTGAATTGTTTCCAAATGTCGACTGCATCAAAAGCTCTAATGCTCTAGGCATTCTAAGTTAGGTCCCATACCCATGCGATTAAGTGGTGTCAATGTGTGTGTAGAAAAGTATGGTACATAAGTTTGGTGTGGATGAAGATATATAACTCAAGATTATAGGAATGATTGCAAAGAAAGTTTCATATAGGTAAAGAGAGCACAGTATAACGCATTTTTCGTCATATTCTTTGGTTTTGAGGTGTGGGATCTATACGTACGATGGAAGGTCTACTATATTATTCCTTTAGATACATTTCTCTCAATTCCTGTCTAAATTCATCAAGCAGCATACCATTTCGCACAATCTGCATCTCGATTCTATgttatattgataaaaacacattttagtGGCGCTAAGAACATTCTGGTTTtgatatatatgtgatgatgcCAACTCGCAATCTCTTTTTGTTAGATTAGAGAGAGCATAGTTAAGACTAGTAGAAACTGAAACCAACTCGCAATTTTTCTTGGTATATCAATATATCATTTACTGAGATGTGAGATCACACCATTAATCAGCGGTAGACTAGATTCGTAGATATAAATGCATGGCTATGTGATTATTATGAGTCTATGAGGGTTCCATTATTTGATTGATAGAATATTAAAAGCTTCTGACTAACGGATCCATTATTTGATGGAAACGATCCTCTTCTAATCTTCTTCGTGGTTCTTCAAATCAAATTCGATGATGTCATATGACGTAATGGAGAAATTATATTTGTGCTACGTCTTTTGTAAGCTCAATTGTTAACCTCATGGCGAGTTATATCCACAACCTTTAATCCCACTTATAGttgtatgtattttttttggatcaactTATAGTTGTATGTATATATGGCGAATATGATGGATATTATATTATGGATACAATATATGCATGAGCAGCCTATCAAACTTGGAGACTTCCTTTCTATCCATGCCTGACTTTACACCTCTATCATGCCCATGCATGGGTCCCTCtctccacctctctctctccgaACACAATAGGAACAGGAGGGAGAGAAAGATGTGAGATTGAAGCAAAGCAAGAAGAACACAATTGTGACTTGTGTCAAAAACAGGGCTTTTCATTTGACTTTTTTTCATTAACTTTCATTTCATTCCATAGAGTGGTGTAAAAAGACACTTGTGCTTTTCCTTTCCACTATGTGATTTCAATATCATTGCTGCGTCGATTTCCCATTTATGGAGCAAACTCATGTTTTGTTTTCCGTTTACTTTGTATTGTATATATGGAGTTCATAATAAAGCCTTATTAGCTATATATTATTATGAATGCTTTATTGTTGTTAATTCTCTAGTTTATAAGCTACATTACAAGTtacttatatataaagttttgatAAGCTATTATTGATGCATTGTtgttgtatataattttataaactatataacaaTAATTCTAACGGAATAAGTTGATACGTGCTAATTTACAGTTAACTAAAAACGTCATTTATTATTATAgagatttattttagtattatgtAAACCAATTTTTGAAGTTACGTACAAATCCATGTAAATCTTGTAGTGATATAATGCAAAAGTAGTGTTCAGCGCAAATTGATCTCTGATTTCGATCCAACTCTGACCAACCATTATATACTTTGCATCGTACTTATTAAGAATATAATGAGATTAATTAAGTATTAACGATGGTACGATCACCTAATCAACTTTCATTCTCCCACTCGATGTTATCTGTTAAGTGATgactttatatatttagatgaacgCGGCCATTCCATAGGCACAAATGTTGGGTTGAGGTTGTGAGATAAGTTTCAATTCAACTgatcataattaattaataacacTGATCAGTCTAAATCCCAATTATACACTAGGCTAGATTCATTGTACTTATatcaaattattcaaaaatatcatattagtATGTCTATATcattttcaaagtttttttcGAACCTTGGCCcatgaaattagggttttctttggtgGCATCTATAACCTCGAACGTCAAAATACCAttgacaaataaaaagaaaatgatctTCTGTAAAAAAAGACATGCAAAAATGAAACGGAATACAACGTAGAGCTACATGCCCATTTGTATGTATGTATGcattttatatgatatgatatgtcTGTTATATGGAGCTCCAAAAGGAGGTATATCAATGGTGGAAAATGAGACCaactaatgaaaataatttttttttcaaaagaaaaacattcaaaattttgaattcaaGCAATGTATGTAGTGTGTGACATGGGAACAATAGTAAGTGGATTTGCCCCAGTGGGGTACTCTTTTGCTCCATGCCTCTTGCTAAAACAAAAGTTGGCACcacaaatagataaaaatatatactattaataaagccaattattattttgtaaagatAGATATTGTCAAATTAAAAGGTTTgacattctttttttcttcagcAACCCAAACTACCAACTCTATTTATACTTTTATTCTTCCCTTATTATGAAAGCATCCAAAGCCTTTGAGGAAAGAGCACTGCATATGTATAATGTGTTATGGGTCCTAGAACTCTCTTCCTTTCAGAGGATTCGAGCCAAGGAGATACCGGACAGTCAAATATAAAATGCCATTCATTAGTTTTTACATAGGGCTAGTACTTTACATAATGTGGTATTTTATTAATGCTTTAGTGTTAGATTAATCATTTTTTCATATCCCTCCACTAGAAAATTATATGAGTCCATTTCAGATAAACAACTAAGTTGATATATAATAGAATAACTAACATACATGTGTTGACCAGATAAACAACTAAGTCGATCAGAATGATTAATCACGATTTTTATACTCGGTCGGAAGGGTTAATCATAATCTTTATAATGGTCTAAAGGATTATATTAACTAGAAATTTAGAGTATTTAGTATTTGAACTCTGATAGTgatactatattaaattttgatttattatggATTTCTAACTTAATATTAATGGATTTAGTAGATTAACCGtaactctttatatattatttaagattTCTTTGAATTATCGATTT
It encodes the following:
- the LOC125609344 gene encoding nuclear transcription factor Y subunit A-4-like; translation: MTSSVHELSDNNESHKKQERPDSQTPPPVPSGPCSESIDTSSVYSEPMAHGLYPYPDPYYRSVFAHQAYLPHPFPGVQMQLMGMHQQVVPLQCDAVEEPVFVNAKQYHGILRRRQSRAKLEARNRAIKSKKPYMHESRHLHAINRPRGCGGRFLNAKKKNGDRKEEEEEATSDENTSEASSSIRSEKAAMGPNVSRS